One Verrucomicrobiia bacterium genomic window, CATCGCCGTTGACGGTTTTGCCCGAGCTTTTCTTGAATGTGTAGGACCCATTGCCGTTGTAAAACTCTGAAGCGGCAACATCGAGGGAGAGAAAGATGTCTTTGCCGGCCTTGTAGCCGGCGTCCTTGATGGCCTGGAGGATGCATTCAATCGCGTCCTCGACGCTGCCCAATTTGGGCGCAAACCCGCCTTCGTCGCCCACGGCGGTGCTGAGGCCCCGTTTTTTCAGGACCGCTTTAAGAGCGTGAAAAGTTTCCACGATGGCCCGCAGGCCCTCGCTGAAGGTGGGCAACCCATGGGGCATGATCATGAATTCCTGGAAATCGATGGGCGCATCCGAATGCGCGCCGCCATTGATGACATTGGCCATCGGAACGGGCAACACCTTGGCATTGGGCCCGCCCAGATATTTGAATAGCGGCATACCCAAGGCATCCGCTGCGGCTTTGGCGGTGGCCAGCGAGACCGCCAGGATGGCATTGGCCCCCAGCTTTGATTTGGTCTCCGTGCCGTCCAGGTCGAGCATGACCCGGTCCACTGTCAACTGGTCGAGAGCGTCAAGGCCTTGCACCGCAGGAAGGATTTTCTCAGTCACATTCTTCAGCGCTTTGGTAACGCCTTTGCCTTGGAAACGCTTCTTGTCGCCGTCGCGCAATTCAATGGCCTCATGCTCGCCGGTGCTGGCGCCGGAAGGGACCGCCGCGCGGCCCACAGCGCCTCCGGCCAGAATCACATCGACTTCGAGAGTGGGATTGCCGCGTGAATCGAAGACCTCACGCGCTTTGATATCATAAATTGTGCTCATATCTTTGTAATTCCTTCAGGGGCTCGGACGGCCAGGTTCCTTCCTGATTTGCGTCCAGCTCAGTTCTTAACAGCGGGCGCATGATAGAACCCCCGAAATGGGAGTCAAGCGATGGCTCAACAACCATTCATAAAAAGAGGTTGTCATCCTGCCGGTACATGCTATTTTTCACGGCCTTTCTATGAAAGAAAAAATCCATCCAAAATATGTGGATGCGGAGATTCGTTGCGCCTGCGGCAACGTGATTAAGACCCGCTCGACCAAGCCGGTGATTATCGTGGGCATTTGCAATGCCTGCCATCCGTTCTACACCGGGCAGCAGAAGTTCGTCGATACGGCGGGACGCGTGGACAAATTCCAGCAGCGCATGGCCAAAACCCAGGCCGCCCAGGCGGCAGCCGCTTCCGGCAAGAAGAAGAAACACTAGCAGCTTCCCCTTTAATCCGCCTGCATGGTCCCCGGACTGTTCGGGCGGATTTTCTTTTGTGTTGAACCCATTTCGTATCTGGGATTTCGCCTTAGCCGCATGGAGCTGAAGCCATATATTGAGAAGTTCGCCCGGCGATTCGGCGAAGTGGAAGCCGCTTTGAGCGAGCCAAAGGCCTTTGCCAACCCGCAACGCGCGCAGGAACTCTCCAAGGAATACGCCCGGTTGAAAGAACTGGTCGCCCAAGGCCAAGCTTACCAAAAGACCGTGTCCGACCTGGCGGAGAATCGGGCCTTGCTCGAGGCTGAGCCCGCCGAATCCGAGCTGGCCCAGATGGCCCGCGAGGAGGTCGCCCGGCTCGAAGGGGCGGAGAAGAACCTCGCTCAGCAACTCCAGCGGGGAATCATCCCGCCTGACCCGGCTGATTCCCGCAATACTATCTTTGAAATCCGCGCGGGGGCCGGCGGGCAGGAGTCCGCCTTATTTGCCGCCGACCTCTACCGCATGTACACCCGCTACGCCGAGCGGCGCGGATGGACATTCGAAGACCTCGATTCCAGTCCCTCGGACCTGGGCGGATATAAGGAAGTGATTTTTCAAATCCAGGGACAGGACGTGTATAAGCGGCTTAAGTATGAGAGTGGCGTCCATCGGGTCCAGCGCGTGCCCGCCACCGAGGCCCAGGGCCGCATTCACACCAGCACCTGCACGGTTGCTGTCTTGCCGGAAGCCCAGGAAGTGGATGTCGAGTTGAAACCCGAAGACCTGGAGATCACTGTCTGCCGCGCCTCGGGCCCCGGCGGCCAGGGAGTCAATACCACCGATTCCGCGGTCCAGGTGATACATAAACCCTCGGGCCTCATCGTGCGTTGCGCCGATCAACGCTCGCAGCAGAAGAACAAGGCCCGGGCCTTAACCGTGCTGCGCTCGCGCTTGCTCGAGCGCAAGACCGAAGAGGAAAACGCCAAGTACGCCGCGCAGCGCAAAGCGCAGGTCGGCACGGGCGAACGCAACGAACGCATCCGAACCTACAACTTCCCGCAGAACCGGGTCACCGACCACCGAATCGAACTGACACTGTATAATCTGCCCGTGGTGCTCGAAGGGGTCATCGATCCTATCATCGAACCGCTGATGATACATGATTTGGAGGAAAAGCTGACTGCATTGAAACTCTGAACGGGATGATCAAAGGAATCATTTTCGATTGCGACGGCACCTTGGCCGATACGATGCCCTTGCACTGGCGGGCCTGGCAGGTCATTGCCGCCCGGCACCGCTTTCACCTGCCCATCGAACGATTCTATTCATTGGGCGGGGTGCCTTCACGCGACATTCTGAAGATGCTCAGCGAGGAACAGGGCCTGGGCTTGGACCATCTGGCCGTCGCCCGCGAAAAGGAAGCCGAGTACCTGCCGCTCATCGCCCAGGTCGAACCCATTAACGCGGTCGTGGCAGTTGCCCGCGAAAATTTCGGCAAGGTCCCCCTGGCAGTGGCCTCGGGCGGCACCCATAGCGGCATCGGGCAGGTCCTCGGCCATTTGGGCATCCGGCACTTGTTTCAGGCTATCGTCACCAGCGAGGATGTCCCCCGGCAAAAACCGGCCCCGGACATTTTCCTGGAAGCAGCGCGGCGTCTTGGGATTCCGCCCCAGCACTGTCGCGCCTACGAAGACACTGATTTAGGCATGCAGGCCATCCGCGCGGCGGGCATGGAGGCGGTGGATGTCAGAAAATTGCTGGAGCAGCGTCAGGGAAGTTAGGTTAAACCGCCTCTTTCTTTCTGCCCTCCCCCAGTCGTTTAGATTTTTCAGTCGCGGCGCGCACCGCGTTCATGAGTACGGCGCGCAGTTTGCCTTTCTCGAGTTCGTGTATCCCCTCGATGGTCGTGCCTCCGGGACTGGCGACCATGTCCTTGAGCGAGCCGGTGTGCAGGCCCGTTTCAAGGACCATCCGGGCGCTGCCCAAGGCGGTTTGAGCCGCCAGCTTGGTCGCCACCTCGCGCGGCAATCCGGCGGCGACGCCCCCGTCGCTTAAGGCCTCGATGATCATATACAAGTAGGCCGGACCGCTCCCGCTCAAACCAGTTACCGCATCCAGGAGCCCCTCGTTGACCTCAATCGCAAGTCCCACCGCAGAAAATAGCCGGTGCGCCAGCTCCCCGTCTGCCGGACGCGCATTGTTGCCCAATGCAAAGGCTGTTGCCGAGGCTCCGACCAGCGCCGGCGTGTTAGGCATGACCCGGATGAGCCTTGCGCCGTTTTTCAAACCTGCTTCGAGCTTTGCCAGGGGCACCCCTGCTGCAATTGAAATGAGAAGATGTTTGTCAGTTATTTCCTCATGGATGCTTGCCAGGACGGGGCTGACCTGATCCGGTTTCACGGCAAGAATCACCACCCCTCCAAACCGCGCCACTTCCGCATTCGAGTCCGTTGCGCGGGCCTCAGTATTTTGGGCAAAGGCTGAGCGGGCGGCTTGGCTGGGGTCGCTGGCGATGACCCGGCTTGGAGAGATCAACCCGGCGCCAATGAAGCCTTTGGCCAGGGCAGTTGCCATTTTGCCCGCCCCAAGGAAACCGATGGTGAGTGTTTCTGTCACTGCGAGGTTTCTAGCAGGTCCGCCAGGCCAGTAAAGGTCAAATGACATGTTGCCTGGTTTTCACAATTATTCGCTTGCCAATTAAGTTTTCCTTAGGTAGTTTTTCGGCGTTGGATACAATGGCTTTATTTGCCTGTGTCCTGGTAAATGAATGCATGAATAAGCTTCAACCGACGAGGGTGTCTTGAGCCGCCCTTTCTCCCCACGTTCTTCTTCTTCTTCCGTTCCTTTCGTCAGGGTTAATGGAAAAATCCGCGCCCGCGAGGTCCGGGTTATCGGCGTGGACGGCAATCAGCTTGGTGTGCTGTCCCTGGGCGATGCCCTGACTTTGGCCCGTACCAACGCCGTGGACCTGGTCGAAATCGCACCCAATGCGATTCCCCCCGTCTGCCGCCTGGTGGATTTCGGAAAATTCCGCTATGAACAGGCCAAGCGGGACAAAGAATCGAAGAAGCACCAGCACGCCAACAAAGTTAAAGAGGTCCAACTCAGCCCGAAAATTGACCCCCATGATCTAGGCGTCAAAATCGGACACGCCATCGATTTCCTCTGCGAAGACATGAAAGTCAAGGTGACCCTTAAGTTCCGAGGCAGGGAAATGGCCCATACGGAGTACGGCTTTCAAGTCATCCGGAGATTCCTCACGGAGATTACTGCTTACGGCCATCCGGATTTTGATCCCAAACTCATGGGCCGCGCCATCAATGTCATGATTAGCCCGCTGCCGCGCAACAAACGCGCCCGTCATCCGCAACAAGGCGCCCGCAGCCCCAGCGCTACCGCCGCGCCACCCCACCCGGAGGGCGATCATCAGCCCGCGACGGCGCAACTCGAACAAGAAGCGCGCCGGGACGAGCCCCGGCGCTCGAACGAGTTCAGCAACAATCCCTTCGCCCAGCTGGAGATAAAACGATGAGGCTTAGTGCCATCCGCCAGGTGAATAAACCACCATCGACGGGGTCTAATCTTTCGAATTGAATAAGCAGTTTCAGCTTATGAAAAAGAAGAATCTATTGGCCATCGTTGCAACGCTCCTGCTGCCGCTGTGTCTTGGCCGGGCCCAAGTTCCGGTAACCGATGCCTCCGTGGCCCAACCCCCGGGTCCCGCCGCAGTCCCCACAGACCTTTCCCCCACTGTCAACGAAGTGGTCCGCCTCTCCGAGGCAGGCACGACAGAAGACGTCATCCTGGCTTACATCCAAAATGCCAATTCCCCCTTCAATCTCTCAGCCGACCAAATCCTTTATTTGCGGGACATAGGGATTTCATCGCCGGTCCTTGCGGGGATGCTCAACCGCGACAATGCGCTGCGGAATCAAACCGCGCAATACTCGTACAATCAAACGCTGTATCCCCCATCAGCGCCGCCTCCGGCCAGCCCCCCGCCTGCCGACAACGAAGCCGTCGCGCCCCAACAAGTCGCCCCTGTCCCGGAGGCCCCCGCACCCGTGGCGGTTCCCGTTTCCGCCCCGGTTTATGTCAGCAGCCCTCCACCGGATGTGACCTACTTTTACAATGACCTCGCGCCGTATGGGACTTGGGTGGACTTGGACGGAGTGGGTTGGTGCTGGCAGCCTCGGGCGGTGAGGATAAACGCCGGCTGGCGCCCTTATTGCGACTCCGGCCATTGGGATTACACCGACGCCGGCTGGTACTGGCAATCGGATTATTCCTGGGGTTGGGCCCCGTTCCATTATGGCCGCTGGTATATGCATCCGGGCTGCGGCTGGGTGTGGAGCCCCGACCGGGTCTGGGGACCAGCCTGGGTTGTCTGGCGCAGCGAGGGCGACGCTTGCGGTTGGGCCCCACTGCCGCCTCACGCCGATTTCGATCTGCACCTGGGCTGGCGGTTCAATGGCGCCCGGGTGGGGGCTGATTTCGGTTTCGGACTCGGCCCGGCTAATTTCACTTTCGTCGCTCTGCGTGATTTTAACGATCGCGATTTGGGACATCGTCGCTTGGCTCAGGCCGACGTGACGCGGATTTACAACCACACAACAATCATCAACAACTACACCGTGGTGAACAACACCATCGTCAATAACGGCCTGAAAGTTGACCGGATCGCCGCGGCGACCCACACTCAAATCCATAAGCTTCCCATTCGCGATGTGCCCGCCCCCGCCCAGAGAGGGTTGCAACGAAACCTTTCCGGAAAATCCGAGCTGGCAGTGTATCGCCCGCCATTGAAAGCGCCTCCTGTTCAGACCCCGAGGATGGTTGCCCAGAAGATTGATCAACGTCACCCGGTAATCCAACACGCGCCGGTTGCTCCGGCCATGACTACCTACCGAGCCGCCCCGGCTGGCAACAACGCGACCCCATGGGCCACCCCCATTCGGAATCAGCCGCGGTCTGGTTCCGCCCAGCCTCCCGCCGGCAATCCGGCGCGTAGCGCTCCCAGGTCGGCCCAGGCGCAGCCTGCCCCCACATTTGCGGCGCCCTCATCGCGCCCCAGCGAGCAGGCGCAATCCGTTCCCCGCTCGACAAGCAGCTACCAATCCAGGCAGGGTTCAACCTATCCGGCGGCGCCCAACCGCCAAACCCAAACCCTGA contains:
- the eno gene encoding phosphopyruvate hydratase, yielding MSTIYDIKAREVFDSRGNPTLEVDVILAGGAVGRAAVPSGASTGEHEAIELRDGDKKRFQGKGVTKALKNVTEKILPAVQGLDALDQLTVDRVMLDLDGTETKSKLGANAILAVSLATAKAAADALGMPLFKYLGGPNAKVLPVPMANVINGGAHSDAPIDFQEFMIMPHGLPTFSEGLRAIVETFHALKAVLKKRGLSTAVGDEGGFAPKLGSVEDAIECILQAIKDAGYKAGKDIFLSLDVAASEFYNGNGSYTFKKSSGKTVNGDELVDSYVELCGKYPIVNIEDGCAESDWKNWKTLTDKLGDKIQLVGDDVFVTNVKFLQKGIDSGVANSILVKVNQIGSLTETLDAVQLAQTHAYTAVLSHRSGETEDATIADIAVATNCGQIKTGSLSRSDRLAKYNQLLRIEQLLGKNAVYAGQTALPKAAKGR
- the proC gene encoding pyrroline-5-carboxylate reductase yields the protein MTETLTIGFLGAGKMATALAKGFIGAGLISPSRVIASDPSQAARSAFAQNTEARATDSNAEVARFGGVVILAVKPDQVSPVLASIHEEITDKHLLISIAAGVPLAKLEAGLKNGARLIRVMPNTPALVGASATAFALGNNARPADGELAHRLFSAVGLAIEVNEGLLDAVTGLSGSGPAYLYMIIEALSDGGVAAGLPREVATKLAAQTALGSARMVLETGLHTGSLKDMVASPGGTTIEGIHELEKGKLRAVLMNAVRAATEKSKRLGEGRKKEAV
- a CDS encoding DUF6600 domain-containing protein, whose amino-acid sequence is MKKKNLLAIVATLLLPLCLGRAQVPVTDASVAQPPGPAAVPTDLSPTVNEVVRLSEAGTTEDVILAYIQNANSPFNLSADQILYLRDIGISSPVLAGMLNRDNALRNQTAQYSYNQTLYPPSAPPPASPPPADNEAVAPQQVAPVPEAPAPVAVPVSAPVYVSSPPPDVTYFYNDLAPYGTWVDLDGVGWCWQPRAVRINAGWRPYCDSGHWDYTDAGWYWQSDYSWGWAPFHYGRWYMHPGCGWVWSPDRVWGPAWVVWRSEGDACGWAPLPPHADFDLHLGWRFNGARVGADFGFGLGPANFTFVALRDFNDRDLGHRRLAQADVTRIYNHTTIINNYTVVNNTIVNNGLKVDRIAAATHTQIHKLPIRDVPAPAQRGLQRNLSGKSELAVYRPPLKAPPVQTPRMVAQKIDQRHPVIQHAPVAPAMTTYRAAPAGNNATPWATPIRNQPRSGSAQPPAGNPARSAPRSAQAQPAPTFAAPSSRPSEQAQSVPRSTSSYQSRQGSTYPAAPNRQTQTLTSPRYTSSARPQEPGNLYPLRSSSRSEVATQAQRSAPAQSAYFPKGYHQAAEVRSIPPANAPQSLPPREPRNQQPPQSR
- the infC gene encoding translation initiation factor IF-3 produces the protein MSRPFSPRSSSSSVPFVRVNGKIRAREVRVIGVDGNQLGVLSLGDALTLARTNAVDLVEIAPNAIPPVCRLVDFGKFRYEQAKRDKESKKHQHANKVKEVQLSPKIDPHDLGVKIGHAIDFLCEDMKVKVTLKFRGREMAHTEYGFQVIRRFLTEITAYGHPDFDPKLMGRAINVMISPLPRNKRARHPQQGARSPSATAAPPHPEGDHQPATAQLEQEARRDEPRRSNEFSNNPFAQLEIKR
- the prfA gene encoding peptide chain release factor 1; the protein is MELKPYIEKFARRFGEVEAALSEPKAFANPQRAQELSKEYARLKELVAQGQAYQKTVSDLAENRALLEAEPAESELAQMAREEVARLEGAEKNLAQQLQRGIIPPDPADSRNTIFEIRAGAGGQESALFAADLYRMYTRYAERRGWTFEDLDSSPSDLGGYKEVIFQIQGQDVYKRLKYESGVHRVQRVPATEAQGRIHTSTCTVAVLPEAQEVDVELKPEDLEITVCRASGPGGQGVNTTDSAVQVIHKPSGLIVRCADQRSQQKNKARALTVLRSRLLERKTEEENAKYAAQRKAQVGTGERNERIRTYNFPQNRVTDHRIELTLYNLPVVLEGVIDPIIEPLMIHDLEEKLTALKL
- the rpmE gene encoding 50S ribosomal protein L31, whose translation is MKEKIHPKYVDAEIRCACGNVIKTRSTKPVIIVGICNACHPFYTGQQKFVDTAGRVDKFQQRMAKTQAAQAAAASGKKKKH
- a CDS encoding HAD family phosphatase codes for the protein MIKGIIFDCDGTLADTMPLHWRAWQVIAARHRFHLPIERFYSLGGVPSRDILKMLSEEQGLGLDHLAVAREKEAEYLPLIAQVEPINAVVAVARENFGKVPLAVASGGTHSGIGQVLGHLGIRHLFQAIVTSEDVPRQKPAPDIFLEAARRLGIPPQHCRAYEDTDLGMQAIRAAGMEAVDVRKLLEQRQGS